The Deltaproteobacteria bacterium genome has a window encoding:
- the msrA gene encoding peptide-methionine (S)-S-oxide reductase MsrA: protein MNARVMFVTLTISLVAAAIASAAGKEPAGEARPLEKATFAGGCFWCMEHPFDELEGVVSVTSGYTGGTKKNPTYEEVSGGGTGHAESVLIVFDPSRIGYRKLLDVFWRNIDPVAVDRQFCDSGRQYRSAIFYHGEEQKSLAEESRRELEKMEQFQGVIATEIAQASDFYPAEDYHQHYYKKNPIRYRFYRATCGRDQRLKEIWGKAPNDK from the coding sequence ATGAATGCACGCGTGATGTTCGTAACGCTTACCATATCCCTGGTTGCCGCGGCGATCGCGTCCGCCGCAGGGAAAGAGCCGGCCGGGGAGGCACGGCCCCTCGAAAAGGCGACGTTCGCCGGCGGATGCTTCTGGTGCATGGAGCACCCTTTCGACGAACTGGAAGGAGTCGTTTCGGTCACCTCCGGATACACGGGCGGCACGAAGAAGAATCCCACCTACGAAGAAGTGTCCGGCGGCGGAACCGGACACGCGGAATCGGTCCTTATTGTGTTCGATCCGTCCCGCATAGGCTACCGAAAGCTGCTGGATGTCTTCTGGCGAAACATCGACCCGGTCGCGGTCGATCGGCAGTTCTGCGACTCGGGCAGGCAATACAGGTCCGCGATTTTCTACCATGGGGAGGAACAGAAGAGCCTTGCCGAGGAATCCAGGCGTGAACTGGAGAAAATGGAGCAATTCCAGGGAGTAATCGCGACGGAAATCGCGCAGGCATCGGATTTCTACCCCGCGGAGGATTACCATCAGCATTACTATAAGAAAAACCCGATACGGTACAGGTTTTACCGTGCGACCTGCGGCCGCGACCAACGGCTCAAGGAAATCTGGGGAAAGGCGCCGAACGATAAATAA